One Brassica oleracea var. oleracea cultivar TO1000 chromosome C7, BOL, whole genome shotgun sequence genomic window carries:
- the LOC106303526 gene encoding ras-related protein RABA1e: MGAYKSDDDYDYLFKLVLIGDSGVGKSNLLSRFTRNEFSIESKSTIGVEFATRSVHVDEKTIKAQLWDTAGQERYRAITSAYYRGAVGALLVYDITRHVTFENVERWLKELRDHTDASVVIMLVGNKADLRHLRAVPTEEARSFSERENMFFMETSALDATNVEQAFTHVLTQIYRVMSRKALDGTGDPTSLPKGQTIDIGNKDDVTAVKSSGCCSS; this comes from the exons ATGGGAGCGTACAAATCCGACGACGACTACGATTATCTCTTCAAACTAGTCTTGATCGGAGATTCCGGAGTCGGAAAATCCAACCTGTTGTCTCGATTCACCAGAAATGAATTCAGTATCGAGTCAAAGTCTACCATCGGTGTCGAGTTCGCTACAAGAAGCGTTCATGTCGACGAGAAAACCATCAAAGCTCAGCTTTGGGACACCGCCGGTCAAGAAAG ATACAGAGCAATCACGAGTGCATACTACAGAGGAGCAGTAGGTGCTCTTCTAGTGTACGACATAACTCGTCACGTAACGTTCGAGAACGTCGAACGATGGCTCAAGGAGCTTCGTGACCATACCGATGCCAGCGTCGTGATCATGCTTGTTGGGAACAAAGCTGATCTTCGTCACCTTCGTGCTGTTCCCACGGAAGAAGCTAGATCTTTCTCTGAAAGAGAGAATATGTTCTTTATGGAAACTTCTGCTCTTGATGCTACAAATGTTGAGCAAGCTTTCACTCATGTCTTGACTCAGATCTATCGTGTTATGAGCCGTAAAGCTCTTGATGGCACTGGAGATCCAACATCTTTGCCTAAAGGACAGACCATTGATATTGGAAACAAGGATGATGTTACTGCTGTTAAGTCCTCTGGTTGTTGCTCAAGTTGA
- the LOC106302043 gene encoding adenylosuccinate lyase-like yields the protein MELNFSSKALTNNKLPCFAATPTTGTLLNPSKSLCLASHHQLPRVSFSLSSTDPLKLITSRKVIAMAAGSSRDLEMSNLTALSPLDGRYWGKVKDLASSMSEFGLIYFRVLVEIKWLLKLSNVPEITEVPSFSKEAEAYLQGIIDGFSVDDALEVKKIEKVTNHDVKAVEYFLKQKCESHPEIAKVLEFFHFACTSEDINNLSHGLMLREALSSVILPSMDELINSISLMAKEFAYVPMLSRTHGQPASPTTLGKEMAIFAVRLSEERRYLAETRIKGKFAGAVGNYNAHISAYPNIDWPHVAEEFVTSLGLTFNPYVTQIEPHDYMARLFNTISQFNNILIDFDRDIWSYISLGYFKQITKAGEIGSSTMPHKVNPIDFENSEGNLGKANAELSFLSMKLPISRMQRDLTDSTVLRNMGGALGHSLLAYKSAIQGIKKLQVNEARLKEDLDQTWEVLAEPIQTVMRRYGVPEPYEKLKELTRGRAVNEESIREFIKGLDLPGEAKSQLLKLTPHTYVGAAAALAFAVDEALHL from the exons ATGGAGCTCAATTTCTCTTCCAAGGCTTTAACCAACAACAAGCTCCCTTGCTTCGCCGCTACACCCACCACCGGCACACTCTTAAACCCATCAAAATCGCTGTGCTTGGCTTCTCACCATCAGCTTCCCAGAGTTTCATTCTCTCTCTCGTCTACTGATCCTCTCAAGCTAATCACTTCAAGAAAG GTGATAGCAATGGCTGCGGGAAGTTCCAGAGACTTGGAGATGTCGAACTTAACGGCGTTATCTCCTCTGGATGGACGTTACTGGGGTAAAGTTAAGGACTTGGCTTCTTCTATGAGCGAGTTCGGCTTGATCTACTTCCGTGTACTCGTCGAG ATCAAATGGCTTCTTAAGCTTTCGAACGTTCCCGAAATCACCGAAGTCCCCAGCTTTAGCAAAGAAGCTGAGGCTTACTTGCAAGGGATCATCGATGGGTTCAGCGTGGACGACGCGTTGGAAGTCAAGAAGATCGAGAAAGTAACCAACCACGATGTCAAGGCTGTGGAGTACTTCTTGAAACAAAAGTGTGAATCTCATCCAGAGATTGCTAAGGTTCTTGAGTTTTTCCATTTCGCCTGCACCTCTGAGGACATCAACAACCTCTCCCACGGTTTGATGCTTCGAGAAGCGCTTAGCTCCGTTATACTCCCGTCCATGGATGAGCTCATCAACTCTATCTCCCTCATGGCTAAGGAATTTGCATACGTCCCCATGCTTTCTAGAACTCATGGCCAG CCTGCTTCACCTACAACGTTAGGGAAGGAAATGGCGATTTTCGCAGTGAGGTTAAGCGAAGAAAGGAGATATCTTGCAGAAACTAGGATTAAAGGGAAGTTTGCTGGTGCTGTTGGGAACTACAACGCTCATATTTCAGCTTATCCTAATATCGATTGGCCTCATGTTGCAGAGGAGTTTGTTACTTCTCTAGGATTAACATTTAACCCATACGTGACTCAG ATTGAGCCTCATGACTACATGGCTAGACTATTTAATACAATCAGCCAGTTCAACAACATCTTGATTGATTTCGACAGAGATATATGGAGCTACATATCTCTAGGCTACTTTAAGCAGATAACTAAAGCTGGGGAGATCGGATCATCGACAATGCCACACAAAGTGAATCCTATTGACTTTGAGAACAGCGAAGGGAATCTAGGGAAAGCAAACGCTGAGCTTAGTTTTCTCAGCATGAAGCTTCCCATTTCGCGAATGCAG CGTGACTTAACTGATTCAACTGTATTGAGAAACATGGGTGGAGCTTTAGGACACTCTCTTCTTGCTTACAAGAGCGCCATACAGGGAATCAAGAAGCTTCAG GTTAATGAAGCTCGGTTAAAAGAAGATTTGGATCAAACTTGGGAAGTCCTCGCTGAACCGATTCAAACT GTGATGAGGAGATACGGTGTTCCAGAGCCATATGAGAAGCTGAAGGAGCTAACAAGAGGAAGAGCTGTGAATGAAGAAAGCATAAGAGAGTTTATCAAAGGTTTGGATTTGCCTGGAGAAGCTAAATCTCAGCTTTTGAAGTTAACTCCACACACTTACGTTGGTGCTGCTGCTGCGTTGGCTTTCGCCGTCGATGAAGCTCTGCACTTGTGA
- the LOC106306835 gene encoding magnesium-chelatase subunit ChlI-1, chloroplastic-like → MASLLGTSSIRASPSLSSSSSSSSSSTPSISPICFRPGRICGRVLNAGIQIRPKKNRSRHHVSVMNVATEINSTEQQVGKFDSKKSARPVYPFAAIVGQDEMKLCLLLNVIDPKIGGVMIMGDRGTGKSTTVRSLVDLLPEITVVAGDPYNSDPLDPEFMGVEVRERVERGEQVPVIATKINMVDLPLGATEDRVCGTIDIEKALTEGVKAFEPGLLAKANRGILYVDEVNLLDDHLVDVLLDSAASGWNTVEREGISISHPARFILIGSGNPEEGELRPQLLDRFGMHAQVGTVRDAELRVKIVEERARFDSDPKEFRDTYKTEQDKLQDQISNARSCLSSVQIDRELKVKISKVCSELNVDGLRGDIVTNRAAKALAALKGKDRVTADDVATVIPNCLRHRLRKDPLESIDSGVLVSEKFAEVFS, encoded by the exons ATGGCGTCTCTTCTGGGAACTTCTTCAATACGTGCGTCTCCTTCTCTCTCGTCTTCTTCTTCTTCTTCTTCTTCCTCAACACCTTCGATCTCTCCCATTTGCTTCAGGCCAG GGAGAATCTGTGGAAGAGTGTTAAATGCAGGAATCCAAATAAGGCCAAAGAAGAACAGGTCTCGTCACCATGTCTCTGTCATGAATGTAGCCACAGAAATCAACTCCACTGAACAACAA GTAGGGAAGTTTGATTCAAAGAAGAGTGCAAGGCCAGTTTATCCATTTGCAGCTATTGTAGGCCAAGATGAGATGAAGCTATGTCTTTTGTTGAATGTCATTGATCCCAAGATCGGTGGTGTGATGATAATGGGAGATCGAGGAACCGGGAAGTCCACAACCGTCAGGTCTTTAGTCGATCTCTTACCCGAGATTACGGTTGTTGCAGGCGACCCTTACAACTCTGACCCTTTAGACCCTGAGTTCATGGGCGTTGAGGTAAGAGAGAGAGTCGAAAGAGGAGAGCAGGTTCCCGTCATTGCCACCAAGATCAACATGGTTGACCTTCCACTGGGTGCGACTGAAGATAGAGTTTGTGGAACTATCGATATCGAAAAGGCGTTAACAGAAGGTGTCAAAGCCTTTGAGCCTGGTCTGTTGGCTAAAGCCAACAGAGGGATACTCTACGTTGATGAAGTCAATCTCCTGGATGATCATTTGGTTGATGTGCTTCTTGATTCCGCTGCTTCTGGTTGGAACACAGTTGAGAGGGAAGGGATCTCGATCTCTCACCCTGCGAGGTTTATCTTGATTGGTTCTGGGAATCCTGAGGAAGGAGAGCTGAGGCCGCAGCTTCTTGATCGGTTCGGTATGCACGCTCAAGTAGGGACAGTTAGAGATGCTGAATTACGAGTCAAGATTGTTGAGGAGAGAGCAAGGTTTGATAGTGACCCGAAGGAGTTTCGTGATACTTACAAAACCGAGCAGGACAAGCTTCAAGATCAGATTTCAAATGCTAGAAGCTGTCTTTCCTCTGTTCAGATTGATAGGGAGCTGAAGGTGAAGATCTCTAAGGTGTGTTCGGAGCTTAATGTCGATGGGTTGAGAGGAGACATTGTGACTAACAGAGCAGCGAAAGCACTTGCGGCTTTGAAAGGGAAAGATAGAGTGACTGCAGATGATGTTGCAACTGTTATACCTAACTGCTTAAGGCACCGTCTCAGGAAAGATCCGTTGGAGTCTATTGACTCAGGAGTTTTGGTTTCTGAGAAATTCGCTGAGGTTTTCAGCTGA